Sequence from the Rhizobium sp. TH2 genome:
ACCGATGATGTCGATTCCCTCAATCTCGATTTTGCCGCGTCCGGCCCAGCGCTGATCCGCGGCGATGTCGATGCCATCGTCGAGTCCGACAGTTCGACCTCCAAGCTGATCGAAAGCGGCCAGGCGCGCGTCCTCCTCGACAGCAACAAATATCCCGAGTGGTCGGCGCCCTATATCATCTCGGTCAACGGCGAATATGCCGGGAAATACCCTGATATCATCAAGCGCCTGCTGAAGGTTGATATCCAGCTCGCCCGCTGGGCCGATGCCAATCCGGAAGAGACGATCAAGATTTTTGTCGAGGAAACCAAGACCTCGGAAAAATCCGTCCGCTCGACCTATGAAGGCGGCAAGTTCTACCAGGACCCAAAGATCACGCCAGAAGCGCTCGCTGCGCTGAAGGATGAGGAAACCTTCATGAAGGAAGCCAAGCTGCTCAAGGGCGCGGTCAACTACGACACCTGGGTCGATACGAGCTATCTTGACAAGGCCTACAAGGAAGTTGACGCAAACCAGTAAAGCTTGCACCGCATACCCAAGCCGCCGGGTTTCGGTTCAAGGACCAGACCCGGCGGTTATCGTTTTGCTGTGGGTCTCGTGCCAGCCCCCCACAAGACAAGTAAGCACCCTTCATATCGGACATTCCGATATTCAACTTATCCCCAATCTTCCCGATTGATCGCCATCCGTGGATAAACCACTTGACGGACCGTACCTCCGCGCGCTTATTATGCCGTGCAAATGGATATGTACCGGAATATCAGGTACAAAGGCTTCGTGGGGAGGAACATGGAAGCTCGGGTCACGGCACACGCACGCTATACGATCGCCGACATCGATAAAAGGCTCTACGGTTCGTTTCTCGAGCATCTCGGGCGCGCCGTCTATACCGGAATATATGAACCTGGTCATTCGACCGCCGACGCAAACGGCATGCGCGGTGACGTCCTGGATCTGGTTCGGGAACTGAACACTCCCGTCTGCCGCTATCCCGGCGGCAATTTCGTTTCCGCCTACAATTGGGAAGATGGCATCGGGCCTAAGGATCAGCGTCCGACCCGCCTCGATCTCGCCTGGCGGACGTCGGAATCAAACCATGTCGGTATCCACGAATTCGCCAAATGGGCCGAAGCCGCCAATACGGAAATGATGCTGGCGGTCAATCTCGGCTCGCGCGGCCTGGATTCGGCCCGCAGCTTCGTCGAATACACCAACCATCCTGGCGGGACTTACTGGTCGGACCTTCGCAAGAAGAACGGCCGGGCGGAACCCTGGGATGTCAGGCTCTGGTGCCTCGGCAACGAGATGGACGGCCCCTGGCAGGTCGGCCACAAGACGGCCGCCGAATATGGCCATCTTGCCAACGAGACCGCCAAGGCCATGCGCGCTTTTGACGACAAGCTCGAACTCATCGTCTGCGGTTCGTCGCATTCGGAAATGCCGTCCTATCCGCAATGGGAAGCGACGGTTCTCGAGGAGACCTATGAACAGGTCGACTACATCTCGCTTCATATGTATTTCGAGAACTACGAGAAGAACACTGCCGAATTCCTGGCCCTGCCTGAGAAACTCGACCGCTATATCGGCACCGTCGGCGGCGTGATCGACTACGTCAAGGCGAAGAAGCGCTCCAAGAAGGACGTCAAGATTTCCTTCGACGAGTGGAACGTCTGGTATCACGAGCGCCGCAGCGATTCCAAGCGCATGAAGGAATGGGACTGGCCGCATGCGCCGGTGCTGCTGGAAGACATCTACAATTTTGAGGACGTGCTACAGGTCGGCTGCATCCTCAACACCTTCATCCGCCGCTCCGATGTCGTGCGCATCGCCTGCATCGCCCAGCTCGTCAATGTCATCGCCCCGATCATGACCGCGCCGGGTGGCGCTGCCTGGCGGCAGACGATCTACTACCCCTTCAAATTTGCATCGCTTCATGGCCGTGGCACGGCGCTTCATCTCGACGTGACCTGCCCCAGCTATGTGTCGAATGTGTCGCCCAGCGTGTCCTATCTCGACATTGCGGGCGTGCATGATGGCGATGCCGGCACCCTTACCTTCTTCGCCGTCAACCGGCATGGCAGTGAGCCGATGGCGGTCGATATCTCGCTCGAAGGGTTCGGAGCGGCCAAGTCGGTCGAGCACACCCTGATCAAACACCAGGATTTGGAGGCCAAGAACACCAAGGAGAACCCGGACAATGTGAAGCCTGTCAGCACGTCTGGCGCGGTCCTCAGGGATAATGCGTTACAGGTAACCGTGCCGCCCTATTCCTACTCGATGATCAGAGTACGCTTGTAGATCAATATCCACGTTGCGGCGGGAGGCCGCATAACAGATGGGAGGAGAATTGAGATGCCGAGACTTATGACTTTGGCGAAGTGCATGGCGTTGGCTGCGGGGCTGTTCGCATCCGCCGCACATGCCGAGGAAACCGTCGTGTGGTGGGACTTCCTCAGCGGCGGCGACGGCGTCCGGATGAAGCAGTTGCTTTCCGACTTCAACGCCCAACACCAGGGCAAGATCAAGATCGATGCGACGACGCTGGAATGGGGCACGCCCTTCTACGCCAAGGTCCAGACCTCGGCCGCTGTCGGCGAAGCTCCTGACATGATGACCTATCATGCCAGCCGGCTGCCGCTGGCGGTGAAGCAGGGCGTCGTCCAGGAAATCACGGCCGATGACTGGAAGACGATGGGCATCACCAAGGACGATTATGCGACCGCGACATGGGACGCGGTGACGGTCGATGGCAAGCAATATGCCGTGCCGTTCGATACGCACCCGATCGTGCTCTATTACAACAAGGACATCCTCAAGAAGGCTGGCCTCCTGACCGACGACGGTAAGCCGAAGGGCATGGAGTCGCGCCAGGCCTTCACCGATACGCTGAAGGCATTGAAGGCCGCGGGTGTGAAATTCCCGCTCGGTTCCGTGACTGCCGACGGCAACTTCATGTTCCGCACAGTCTATTCGCTGATGGGCCAGCAGGACGGCGAACTGATGACCGACGGCAAGTTCCTGGTCGGCGACAATGCCAAGAAGCTGGAAAATTCGCTGGCCGTGCTGCAGGAATGGACGAAGGAAGGGCTGCAGTCGACTTATACCGACTATCCCGCAACCGTCGCGCTGTTCACCTCGGGCGAAGCAGCGATGATGATCAACGGCGTCTGGGAAGTTCCCACGATGACCGACCTCAAGAAGGACGGCAAGCTGTTCGAATGGGGCGCCGTGGAACTGCCCGTCATCTTCAACCATCCGTCGACATATGCGGATAGCCATACCTTCGCCATCCCCGCCAACAAGGGCAAGGACATGACGCCGGAGAAGCGCGCGGCCGTGCTCGAGGTCATCAGCTGGATGGATAAGAACTCGCTCTTCTGGGCGACGGCAGGCCATATCCCGGCCTATGGGCCGGTGACCGCGACGGCGGAGTACAAGGCGATGCAGCCGAACGCGACCTATTCGGTGCTGACATCCAACATGATCTTCGACCCCAAATCGCCTCTTGCGGGCATTGCCGGTCCGATGTTCGATGTGATGTCGAATTTCTTCGTCCCGACCCTCAACGGCGAAATGGAGCCGGCCAAGGCCGTCGAGGAGATCAAGGCCGGACTGGACGATCTCTGATCTGGTTGCCGGGTCGTCGCGATACGGCCCGGCTCGACCTTGGTGAATGCCGGGAGCCTACAGTCCATGCTCAGGAATACGCGCAGCGAAGCGCTCGTCGCATTTATCCTCATCGCGCCCTTCGTCGCCATCTATGGGCTCGTCTTCATCTATCCGCTGGTCAAGCTCTTCATCATCAGCTTCACCGACGCGCCGCTCATTGGTGACGGCACCTATGTCGGCGTCGAGAATTACACGCGCCTCGTGGGCGACCGGAAGTTCAACACGTCGTTCTGGAACACTGCCTATTTCGTGCTGCTGACCGTCGTGCCGGGCACCCTGGTGGCCTTTGGCATAGCGCTCGGCGTCAACCGCCTCTCGGGCAGGATACAGGCGCTGGTCCTGTCGCTGTTTTTCCTGCCCTATATCCTGCCGGTCTCCGTCGTCTACTACATCTGGGATTGGACGCTGAACCTTCAGTTCGGCGTTGCGATGCACGTCTTCGATCTGTTCGGCATTCCCCGCGTGCCGGTTTTCAAATCGACGACCTGGTTCATGCCCGCCGTGGCTGTCGTGACGATCTGGTGGACCGCGGGCTTTTCCATCTTGCTTTTCCTGGCCGGCCTGCGCGCCATACCGGTCGAGATCTACGAGGCCGCGGCGCTCGACAATGCCGGCATCTGGTCGGCCTTCCGCCGCATCACCTGGCCGTTGATGTGGCCGATCACTGCGCTGGTTCTGACGATCCAGTTGATCCTGCAGCTCAAGATTTTCGACCAGGTTTATCTGTTCTCGATCGGGGGACGGGTGAACGACAATCTCGTGATGGTCTATTACATCTTCCAGCGCGCCTTCCAATCCGACCAGGGCGGACGCGCGGCAGCCATCGCTGTCGTGCTGTTCTTCATGGTGATTATCGTCTCGGTGCTCAATTTCCAGCTGACCAGGCTCTCGGGAGGGCGCAACCGATGAATGCCGTCACCGCCCGCCGCCTCAATGTTGCCGGCTTGATCATCACGCTTCTCACTGTCATCTGCGCCGTGCTCTGGGCATTCCCGCTCTATTGGGGCGTGGTCTCGTCGCTGAAGCCCGAAGATGAAGTGATCAGGCCCTATATCGAACTCTGGCCGGACACGCTGACCTTCTCGCATTACGTCTTCGCGCTGACCGAGACGGAGATCGGCCGCTGGTACATAAATTCGGTTGTCGTGGCGTTGGCGGTGACATTCCTGACCGTCGGTTCGTCACTTCTCTGCGGCTATGCGATCTCCCAGCTCCATTTCCCGTTCCGCAATGCGCTCTGGTGGCTGATCCTCGCAAGCTTCATGGTTCCGCTGCAAACCCTGATCGTCAACCATTTCGAACTGGTCGCCAGCCTTGGCCTGCTCAACACGTGGGCGGGTATCGTGCTGCCGCAGCTCATTCATCCGGTGATCATCATCGTCTACAAGCAGTTCTTCGATAGTGTGCCGAAGGACTTCAGGGAGGCG
This genomic interval carries:
- a CDS encoding extracellular solute-binding protein, which encodes MPRLMTLAKCMALAAGLFASAAHAEETVVWWDFLSGGDGVRMKQLLSDFNAQHQGKIKIDATTLEWGTPFYAKVQTSAAVGEAPDMMTYHASRLPLAVKQGVVQEITADDWKTMGITKDDYATATWDAVTVDGKQYAVPFDTHPIVLYYNKDILKKAGLLTDDGKPKGMESRQAFTDTLKALKAAGVKFPLGSVTADGNFMFRTVYSLMGQQDGELMTDGKFLVGDNAKKLENSLAVLQEWTKEGLQSTYTDYPATVALFTSGEAAMMINGVWEVPTMTDLKKDGKLFEWGAVELPVIFNHPSTYADSHTFAIPANKGKDMTPEKRAAVLEVISWMDKNSLFWATAGHIPAYGPVTATAEYKAMQPNATYSVLTSNMIFDPKSPLAGIAGPMFDVMSNFFVPTLNGEMEPAKAVEEIKAGLDDL
- a CDS encoding carbohydrate ABC transporter permease, yielding MLRNTRSEALVAFILIAPFVAIYGLVFIYPLVKLFIISFTDAPLIGDGTYVGVENYTRLVGDRKFNTSFWNTAYFVLLTVVPGTLVAFGIALGVNRLSGRIQALVLSLFFLPYILPVSVVYYIWDWTLNLQFGVAMHVFDLFGIPRVPVFKSTTWFMPAVAVVTIWWTAGFSILLFLAGLRAIPVEIYEAAALDNAGIWSAFRRITWPLMWPITALVLTIQLILQLKIFDQVYLFSIGGRVNDNLVMVYYIFQRAFQSDQGGRAAAIAVVLFFMVIIVSVLNFQLTRLSGGRNR
- a CDS encoding aliphatic sulfonate ABC transporter substrate-binding protein gives rise to the protein MTKTLTLLRRSVIRGLTAAALGIAAFGAVAHAEDKPEVLRIGTTAPGHLKFILARHNRAFEKEFAKDGIKVELVAFTNGGGEALTALATGAIEVTYTGNNPALRAAAKGADVKAVGLSSFTKNSSTTIIVLKDSPIKTLEDLKGKKVAYLPGTVRHSVFSKALKLANLTTDDVDSLNLDFAASGPALIRGDVDAIVESDSSTSKLIESGQARVLLDSNKYPEWSAPYIISVNGEYAGKYPDIIKRLLKVDIQLARWADANPEETIKIFVEETKTSEKSVRSTYEGGKFYQDPKITPEALAALKDEETFMKEAKLLKGAVNYDTWVDTSYLDKAYKEVDANQ
- a CDS encoding alpha-N-arabinofuranosidase; this encodes MEARVTAHARYTIADIDKRLYGSFLEHLGRAVYTGIYEPGHSTADANGMRGDVLDLVRELNTPVCRYPGGNFVSAYNWEDGIGPKDQRPTRLDLAWRTSESNHVGIHEFAKWAEAANTEMMLAVNLGSRGLDSARSFVEYTNHPGGTYWSDLRKKNGRAEPWDVRLWCLGNEMDGPWQVGHKTAAEYGHLANETAKAMRAFDDKLELIVCGSSHSEMPSYPQWEATVLEETYEQVDYISLHMYFENYEKNTAEFLALPEKLDRYIGTVGGVIDYVKAKKRSKKDVKISFDEWNVWYHERRSDSKRMKEWDWPHAPVLLEDIYNFEDVLQVGCILNTFIRRSDVVRIACIAQLVNVIAPIMTAPGGAAWRQTIYYPFKFASLHGRGTALHLDVTCPSYVSNVSPSVSYLDIAGVHDGDAGTLTFFAVNRHGSEPMAVDISLEGFGAAKSVEHTLIKHQDLEAKNTKENPDNVKPVSTSGAVLRDNALQVTVPPYSYSMIRVRL
- a CDS encoding carbohydrate ABC transporter permease, whose translation is MNAVTARRLNVAGLIITLLTVICAVLWAFPLYWGVVSSLKPEDEVIRPYIELWPDTLTFSHYVFALTETEIGRWYINSVVVALAVTFLTVGSSLLCGYAISQLHFPFRNALWWLILASFMVPLQTLIVNHFELVASLGLLNTWAGIVLPQLIHPVIIIVYKQFFDSVPKDFREAAVMDNASEWRILTRVYIPMNWGVTAALSIVCFIWAWNAFLWPFLAVTKTNMMTITVGITQVNDAFGLSYARQLAAAVLAGMPVALAYLIFQRRVTQAITLSAGIKG